In Acidobacteriaceae bacterium, the following are encoded in one genomic region:
- a CDS encoding thiamine phosphate synthase, giving the protein MAIADETTTENDLKRWMQQGVDFVQLRAKSLNAGDLLQMAKQWQQTLQGSSSRLLINARADVAMAAHAAGVHLTSRSGELTPAQIRSLIPGAFVSVSAHTLCDVERANKQAADLILFGPVFEKRIAGRIVVPGTGIAALAEACRAATKIPVLALGGITEENTEACLQAGAAGIAAIRLFATRQQ; this is encoded by the coding sequence ATGGCGATTGCCGACGAAACCACCACCGAAAACGACCTCAAACGCTGGATGCAGCAGGGTGTGGATTTCGTGCAACTGCGCGCGAAAAGCCTCAATGCGGGCGATCTGTTGCAGATGGCCAAACAATGGCAGCAAACCCTCCAGGGCAGTTCCTCCCGTCTGCTGATCAACGCCCGGGCAGACGTCGCCATGGCGGCCCACGCCGCTGGAGTCCACCTGACCTCCCGCTCGGGCGAACTCACCCCCGCACAAATCCGCTCCCTCATACCAGGAGCCTTCGTCAGCGTCAGCGCCCACACCCTCTGCGACGTGGAACGAGCCAACAAACAAGCCGCTGACCTTATCCTCTTTGGCCCTGTCTTCGAAAAACGCATTGCCGGCCGGATCGTCGTCCCGGGCACCGGCATCGCGGCATTAGCCGAGGCCTGCCGCGCCGCCACGAAGATTCCCGTACTGGCGCTCGGCGGCATCACGGAAGAAAACACCGAAGCCTGCCTGCAGGCAGGCGCGGCAGGCATCGCAGCCATCCGCCTCTTCGCGACGCGGCAGCAATAG
- the sthA gene encoding Si-specific NAD(P)(+) transhydrogenase: protein MATVYDLIVIGSGPAGQRAAIYGAKVGKKVALVESREVVGGACINTGTIPSKTMREAVLHLSGYNYKSIYGMNYRVKERITMADLAFRVQHVIKTEVDVTDAQLSRNNVEMLTGVASFEDPTHVRVTNSRGSTVYEATNILIATGTKPATSPKVQINGTTIINSDLILNLTNLPQTMIIVGGGVIGVEYCCMFAALGVRVTLIERRPRLLEFADTEMVEALSYHLRDARVTMRLNEEVESVEEIDGKVVATLESKKKLQGDALLYAVGRQGNVDELNLAAAGIDADARGRIPVDKDFRTKCPSVFAAGDVIGFPSLASVSMEQGRIAAARAFGDVTIVSNPSFYPYGIYTIPEISFIGKTEEQLTEEDVPYEVGLAYYREIARGQIRGDTTGRLKLIFHRETHSILGVHIIGEGAAELLHIGQAVMALGGKIDYFVETVFNYPTLAECYKVAAFNGLNRVSRLD from the coding sequence ATGGCTACTGTGTATGACCTTATCGTGATTGGTTCCGGCCCCGCGGGCCAGCGAGCCGCCATCTACGGCGCGAAAGTGGGCAAGAAGGTTGCCCTTGTGGAAAGCCGTGAAGTCGTCGGCGGCGCCTGTATCAACACCGGCACCATTCCGTCGAAGACCATGCGCGAAGCTGTGCTGCATCTCTCCGGCTATAACTACAAGTCGATCTATGGCATGAACTATCGCGTGAAAGAGCGCATCACGATGGCAGATCTCGCCTTCCGCGTTCAGCATGTGATCAAGACCGAGGTCGACGTGACCGATGCGCAGCTCTCGCGGAACAACGTGGAGATGCTGACGGGTGTGGCGAGTTTTGAAGATCCCACGCATGTTCGCGTGACGAACTCGCGCGGGTCGACGGTGTACGAAGCGACGAATATTCTGATCGCCACCGGCACGAAGCCTGCGACCAGCCCCAAGGTGCAGATCAACGGCACGACGATCATCAACTCCGACCTGATCCTGAACCTGACGAACCTGCCGCAGACGATGATCATCGTTGGCGGTGGTGTGATCGGTGTGGAGTATTGCTGCATGTTTGCGGCCCTTGGCGTGCGTGTCACGCTGATTGAGCGCCGCCCGCGGTTGCTGGAGTTTGCTGACACCGAGATGGTGGAGGCGCTGAGCTATCACCTGCGCGATGCGCGTGTGACGATGCGTCTGAACGAAGAAGTCGAGTCGGTCGAAGAGATTGACGGCAAGGTTGTTGCGACGCTTGAGTCCAAGAAGAAGCTGCAGGGCGATGCGTTGCTCTATGCCGTTGGCCGCCAGGGCAATGTGGATGAGTTGAACCTCGCTGCTGCGGGCATTGATGCTGACGCGCGTGGACGTATCCCGGTCGACAAGGACTTCCGTACGAAGTGTCCGTCGGTGTTTGCGGCAGGCGATGTGATCGGCTTCCCGTCGCTGGCTTCGGTCTCGATGGAGCAGGGCCGCATTGCGGCAGCGCGTGCGTTCGGCGATGTGACGATTGTGTCGAATCCGAGCTTCTATCCCTATGGCATCTATACGATCCCGGAGATCAGCTTTATCGGCAAGACCGAAGAGCAGTTGACGGAGGAAGATGTGCCGTACGAAGTGGGTCTGGCGTACTACCGCGAGATTGCGCGTGGCCAGATTCGCGGCGATACGACGGGACGTTTGAAGCTGATCTTCCACCGCGAAACACACTCGATTCTGGGCGTTCACATCATCGGCGAAGGTGCGGCAGAGTTGCTGCATATTGGCCAGGCGGTGATGGCGCTGGGCGGTAAGATCGACTACTTCGTGGAGACGGTTTTCAACTACCCGACGCTCGCGGAGTGCTACAAGGTTGCAGCATTTAATGGCCTCAATCGCGTCTCCCGTCTCGACTAA
- a CDS encoding ROK family protein codes for MSTTVIAPPPTSGTPEGHGHVTTIGVILTQRIYAGVIHNGTLAGELKIFPDSPIPEDEDDDNSLVELPAESLVAAICDVVLPLARTHESHLQAIGVAIPGLVRNGSVEDAPNFPQLKGERLEQRITQALADRGLKTRVCVLNDADAMAAGLASTHGKLDRNIRVWTLGTGIGYGVYPFMEGAWEGGHTVVTLDDRENYCGCGGRGHLEGIMGHRAMRLRFLDMEPEEVFEAANRKTSPDHRCLEFKKLWHRALAAATASAVHISGGGKFFLTGFNVRFLDMNMLRQYLSEMVKMSCLQNYSMEVVPDDQAVRVLGAAVAASQMCSRS; via the coding sequence ATGTCGACGACCGTCATTGCACCGCCACCGACGTCGGGTACGCCCGAAGGCCATGGCCACGTTACGACCATTGGCGTCATCCTGACGCAGCGTATTTATGCGGGCGTGATCCATAACGGCACGCTTGCGGGCGAGTTGAAGATCTTTCCCGACAGCCCGATTCCTGAGGATGAGGACGACGACAACTCGCTGGTGGAGTTGCCGGCTGAGTCGCTTGTGGCGGCGATTTGCGATGTGGTGCTGCCGCTGGCGCGGACGCATGAGTCGCATCTGCAGGCCATCGGTGTGGCGATTCCGGGCCTTGTCCGCAATGGTTCGGTGGAGGACGCGCCGAACTTTCCGCAACTGAAGGGCGAGCGGCTGGAGCAGCGCATTACGCAGGCCCTGGCGGACCGCGGGCTGAAGACGCGGGTCTGCGTGTTGAACGATGCAGACGCGATGGCAGCAGGGTTGGCTTCGACGCATGGCAAGCTTGACCGCAACATCCGTGTCTGGACGCTGGGGACGGGCATTGGCTACGGCGTGTACCCGTTCATGGAAGGCGCGTGGGAAGGCGGCCACACGGTCGTTACGCTGGATGATCGCGAGAACTACTGTGGTTGCGGCGGGCGTGGGCATCTGGAAGGCATCATGGGCCATCGTGCAATGCGCCTGCGCTTCCTGGACATGGAGCCTGAAGAGGTTTTCGAAGCAGCCAATCGCAAAACGTCGCCGGACCATCGCTGCCTGGAGTTCAAGAAGCTTTGGCATCGTGCGCTGGCTGCAGCAACGGCGAGTGCCGTGCATATCTCGGGCGGTGGTAAGTTCTTCCTCACTGGCTTCAATGTCCGCTTCCTGGATATGAACATGCTGCGGCAGTATCTGAGCGAGATGGTGAAGATGAGCTGCCTGCAGAACTACTCGATGGAAGTGGTGCCGGATGACCAGGCGGTACGCGTGCTGGGTGCAGCGGTTGCCGCCAGCCAGATGTGCTCGCGTAGCTAA
- a CDS encoding MFS transporter gives MRKAILALTVAAFGIGTSEFVIMGLLPDLAHSFSISIPKAGVIVSVYAFSVAFGSPLVAMALARVERKRSLIILMSFFLIGNICCAYAPNFELMLCARIITALCHGAFFGTGSVVASNLVPKNKRAQAIATMFTGLTLANVLGVPAGTAIGHALTWRATFLCLVPIGLIAMLGLIFLVPTQPLEPVELRHEIATVIKPKVLLVLALSTLSSVSLFTVFTYIAPMLGTATHLSEGAITWVLVLFGVGITVGNLLGGKLSDWRQMLTIVGGYAAVAAVLLVMPLAMPYRWPMAAIVLLWGLVHFAAGAPLQARIVEKARRAPNLASTLNQGAFNLGNALGASLGGVMIATGCSYKKLPLAAAAVAVSVIFMALWARRLDKTMLSDPDAGPPLDFVAFH, from the coding sequence ATGCGAAAAGCCATTCTGGCGCTGACGGTAGCCGCCTTCGGCATCGGCACCTCTGAGTTCGTCATCATGGGTCTGCTGCCGGACCTCGCGCATTCGTTCTCCATCAGCATCCCCAAAGCAGGCGTCATCGTCTCGGTTTACGCGTTCAGCGTCGCCTTCGGCTCGCCGCTGGTGGCGATGGCCCTCGCCCGCGTCGAGCGCAAACGCTCACTCATCATCCTGATGAGCTTCTTCCTGATCGGCAACATCTGCTGCGCCTACGCGCCAAACTTTGAGCTGATGCTCTGCGCCCGCATCATCACCGCTCTCTGCCATGGAGCCTTCTTCGGCACCGGCAGCGTCGTCGCCTCGAACCTCGTACCGAAGAACAAGCGGGCCCAGGCCATCGCCACCATGTTCACCGGGCTCACGCTCGCCAACGTCCTCGGCGTCCCCGCCGGCACCGCCATCGGCCACGCACTCACCTGGCGAGCGACCTTCCTTTGCCTCGTGCCTATCGGCCTCATCGCCATGCTCGGCCTGATCTTCCTCGTCCCCACGCAGCCCCTGGAACCCGTCGAGCTTCGCCACGAAATCGCCACGGTCATCAAGCCCAAGGTGCTGCTCGTACTTGCACTCTCTACGCTCAGCTCCGTCTCGCTCTTCACCGTCTTCACCTACATCGCCCCCATGCTGGGCACAGCCACGCACCTCTCCGAAGGCGCCATCACCTGGGTGCTCGTCCTCTTTGGTGTCGGCATCACGGTGGGCAATCTGCTCGGCGGAAAGCTCAGCGACTGGCGGCAGATGCTCACCATCGTCGGCGGATATGCCGCCGTCGCCGCCGTACTGCTCGTGATGCCGCTAGCCATGCCTTACCGCTGGCCCATGGCCGCCATCGTGCTCCTATGGGGCCTCGTGCACTTCGCCGCCGGAGCACCGCTGCAGGCGCGCATCGTAGAAAAGGCCCGCCGCGCTCCGAACCTCGCCTCCACCCTCAATCAAGGCGCGTTCAACCTGGGCAACGCCCTTGGAGCCAGCCTCGGCGGCGTCATGATCGCCACCGGCTGCAGCTACAAAAAGCTTCCACTCGCGGCCGCTGCCGTCGCAGTCTCCGTGATCTTCATGGCGCTATGGGCCCGCCGACTCGACAAGACTATGCTCTCTGACCCCGACGCCGGTCCGCCGCTGGACTTCGTCGCCTTCCACTAG
- the mutM gene encoding bifunctional DNA-formamidopyrimidine glycosylase/DNA-(apurinic or apyrimidinic site) lyase, whose protein sequence is MPELPEVETVANGVDARVRGQRIVSVWTSGKPQTFKTPEAEIVEALTGATIDRVRRVGKTIAIELARKKKPAGQFLVHLGMTGRLLVSQQAVPLPPHTHAVLSFADGRELRFVDPRRFGRLSLAEGYEGPGVEPTTVTADAFSTLFKARKLAIKAALLNQSILHGVGNIYADESLFRAGIRPTKHAGKLTKLELLKLHTALQAVLLHAIQLGGSSVSDYVDADGVRGFFQLEHKVYSRAGEECKDCATPLKKIVVGGRTTVYCPHCQK, encoded by the coding sequence GTGCCCGAACTCCCCGAAGTCGAAACAGTTGCCAACGGCGTAGACGCCCGCGTCCGCGGACAGCGCATTGTCAGCGTGTGGACCAGCGGCAAGCCGCAGACCTTCAAAACACCCGAAGCCGAGATCGTCGAAGCCCTCACCGGCGCGACGATCGACCGCGTCCGGCGCGTCGGCAAAACGATCGCCATCGAACTGGCGCGCAAGAAAAAGCCAGCCGGGCAGTTCCTCGTGCATCTCGGCATGACCGGCCGCCTGCTCGTCTCGCAGCAAGCCGTGCCGCTGCCGCCACACACGCACGCTGTACTTTCCTTCGCCGACGGCCGCGAACTCCGCTTCGTGGATCCACGTCGCTTCGGCCGCCTGTCTCTCGCCGAAGGCTACGAAGGCCCCGGCGTTGAGCCCACCACCGTCACCGCCGACGCCTTCTCCACGCTCTTCAAAGCACGCAAACTCGCCATCAAGGCCGCGCTGCTCAACCAGTCCATCCTGCATGGGGTCGGCAACATTTACGCCGACGAAAGCCTCTTCCGCGCCGGCATCCGCCCCACGAAGCACGCGGGCAAGCTCACGAAGCTCGAGCTCCTCAAGCTCCACACCGCCCTGCAGGCCGTGCTGCTACACGCCATCCAGCTCGGCGGCTCCTCCGTCTCTGATTACGTGGACGCCGACGGGGTCCGCGGCTTCTTCCAGCTCGAGCACAAGGTCTACAGCCGCGCCGGAGAAGAGTGCAAAGACTGCGCCACGCCTCTCAAAAAGATCGTCGTAGGCGGCCGCACCACGGTCTACTGCCCACACTGCCAGAAGTAA